One part of the Brevundimonas subvibrioides ATCC 15264 genome encodes these proteins:
- a CDS encoding HlyD family secretion protein, whose product MPAFLKNKWTWIGVLLIIVLVVGFLMFSKAGAAKKAEEEKAEATKVESPYAAIANGKVDVEGGIISVAARRGGIIREVLVQEGDRVTAGQILARQEDDEARLAVQSSRAAVNQAESQLAAIRVDINTAQREYNRLERLVDTNFVAAQRLDQARDSIATAQARMSSASAAVQTARAQLAQAEYNQELTVIRAPTAGRIARRYANPGAGASTLNVSAMFDLEPDAPRIARAEIVESDLPNVSVGQAVEITPEGDPSKVYVGSVLRRAAVFGARKLASDDPSQRSDERVVEVVVAAGDAPMLIGQRVLVKFMKPGETAGAPRTATTGVPATRSMQTPSPRA is encoded by the coding sequence ATGCCCGCCTTTCTCAAGAACAAATGGACCTGGATCGGCGTCCTGCTGATCATCGTCCTCGTCGTCGGCTTCCTGATGTTCAGCAAGGCCGGAGCCGCCAAGAAGGCCGAAGAGGAGAAGGCCGAAGCAACCAAGGTCGAGAGCCCCTACGCCGCCATCGCCAACGGCAAGGTGGACGTCGAGGGCGGCATCATCTCCGTGGCCGCGCGCCGGGGCGGGATCATCCGGGAAGTCCTGGTCCAGGAAGGCGACCGCGTCACCGCCGGCCAGATCCTGGCCCGTCAGGAAGACGACGAAGCCCGTCTGGCCGTCCAGTCCAGCCGCGCCGCCGTCAACCAGGCCGAAAGCCAGCTGGCCGCGATCCGGGTCGACATCAACACCGCCCAGCGCGAGTACAACCGTCTGGAACGCCTGGTCGACACCAACTTCGTCGCCGCCCAGCGTCTGGATCAGGCCCGCGACTCGATCGCGACCGCCCAGGCCCGCATGAGTTCGGCTTCGGCCGCCGTCCAGACCGCCCGCGCCCAGCTGGCCCAGGCCGAGTACAACCAGGAACTGACCGTCATCCGCGCGCCCACGGCTGGCCGGATCGCGCGCCGCTATGCCAACCCCGGTGCCGGGGCCTCGACCCTGAACGTGTCGGCCATGTTCGACCTGGAGCCGGATGCGCCCCGCATCGCGCGGGCCGAGATCGTCGAAAGCGACCTGCCCAACGTCTCGGTGGGTCAGGCCGTCGAGATCACGCCGGAAGGCGATCCCAGCAAGGTCTACGTCGGGTCGGTCCTGCGCCGCGCGGCCGTGTTCGGGGCCCGCAAGCTGGCCTCCGACGATCCGTCGCAACGCTCGGACGAGCGGGTCGTCGAGGTCGTGGTCGCCGCCGGCGACGCGCCCATGCTGATTGGCCAGCGCGTCCTGGTGAAGTTCATGAAGCCGGGCGAGACCGCCGGCGCGCCGCGGACCGCGACCACCGGCGTCCCGGCCACGCGGTCCATGCAGACGCCGTCGCCCCGGGCCTGA
- a CDS encoding ABC transporter ATP-binding protein, which produces MMDFTPDAPVAKSATVHTKVHGKHGDFAIEAKGLVKRFKSGKGYVEVLKGVDFDARHGDLTMVMGPSGSGKSTLIAALSGLLKPEEGRVDCLDVDDLWKLSNGKIDKFRLDHCGFIFQGFNLFPALTALQQVTTVLKFQGLSPGAAKKRATEALAEVGLGHRLNQRPSALSGGEKQRVAIARALAKDPKILFADEPTSALDGENGQVVIRLLRRAATEHGAAVICVTHDPRLEAWADRVIKIEDGIIASDERRIPDPTATLASH; this is translated from the coding sequence ATGATGGATTTCACCCCCGACGCGCCGGTCGCAAAGTCGGCGACCGTCCACACCAAGGTCCACGGCAAGCACGGCGATTTCGCCATCGAGGCCAAAGGCCTGGTCAAGCGGTTCAAGTCCGGCAAGGGCTATGTCGAGGTGCTGAAAGGCGTCGATTTCGATGCCCGCCACGGCGACCTGACCATGGTCATGGGCCCGTCCGGTTCGGGCAAGTCGACGCTGATCGCCGCCCTGTCCGGCCTGCTGAAGCCCGAAGAGGGCCGGGTCGACTGCCTGGACGTCGACGATCTCTGGAAGCTGTCGAACGGCAAGATCGACAAGTTCCGGCTGGACCACTGCGGCTTCATCTTCCAGGGTTTCAACCTGTTCCCCGCCCTGACCGCCCTGCAGCAGGTGACCACGGTCCTGAAGTTCCAGGGCCTGTCCCCCGGGGCCGCGAAGAAGCGCGCCACCGAAGCCTTGGCCGAGGTCGGCCTGGGTCATCGCCTGAACCAGCGGCCGTCGGCCCTGTCGGGCGGCGAGAAGCAGCGCGTCGCCATCGCCCGTGCCCTGGCCAAGGATCCCAAGATCCTGTTCGCCGACGAGCCCACATCGGCGCTGGACGGCGAGAACGGGCAGGTCGTCATCCGCCTGCTGCGCCGCGCCGCCACCGAACACGGGGCCGCCGTGATCTGCGTGACCCACGACCCCCGTCTGGAAGCCTGGGCGGACCGGGTCATCAAGATCGAGGACGGCATCATCGCCTCCGACGAACGCCGCATTCCCGACCCCACCGCCACTCTCGCCTCGCACTAA
- a CDS encoding ABC transporter permease, whose translation MSLALSTLLFEWRRYMAAVMALALSGLLVLAMTGVFIGIGKGFTATIERSSADIIIMQPGAKSLIGGPSGVPRRFIPLAYNHPEVVEVKPLDGSQGTFQNIKDVDPTMSQADKAKQGAARQKFVQVSIVDTTPGAVTIPTDYSPELVDALRQPFAVAVDETALTTLSVKLGDKALYNGQTVTVAAVTRGYPNMMQPSIVMSRDTLRMLGQADTGPRVGPLMVKLRDPARAQIVAGQLNTLGNGQWKAWTRQELADANAGAMFEEGILIIIIGGCVVLGTIIGIAITWQTLQGAIMANIKEFASLRALGVGMGSLNRIVIELSFWVGLVGVAAAIGLTWLVSIFAMANAVIISLPPILLLVVGGGLVLIAMASGLLSMGVLKNSQPADLLR comes from the coding sequence ATGTCGCTCGCGCTTTCAACGCTGCTTTTCGAGTGGCGCCGCTACATGGCCGCCGTGATGGCGCTGGCGCTGTCCGGCCTGCTGGTGCTGGCCATGACCGGCGTCTTCATCGGTATCGGCAAGGGGTTCACCGCCACGATCGAGCGGTCCAGCGCCGACATCATCATCATGCAGCCGGGGGCCAAGTCGCTGATCGGCGGGCCGTCGGGCGTGCCGCGTCGCTTCATTCCCCTGGCCTACAACCACCCCGAGGTGGTCGAGGTGAAGCCGCTGGACGGCTCGCAAGGCACCTTCCAGAACATCAAGGACGTGGACCCCACCATGTCCCAGGCCGACAAGGCCAAACAGGGTGCCGCCCGCCAGAAATTCGTCCAGGTCAGCATCGTCGACACCACGCCCGGTGCCGTGACCATCCCGACCGACTATTCCCCCGAACTGGTCGACGCCCTGCGCCAGCCCTTCGCCGTCGCGGTGGACGAAACCGCGCTGACGACCCTGTCGGTCAAGCTCGGCGACAAGGCCCTGTACAACGGCCAGACGGTCACGGTCGCGGCCGTCACGCGCGGCTATCCCAACATGATGCAGCCCTCGATCGTCATGTCGCGCGACACCCTGCGGATGCTGGGTCAGGCCGACACGGGTCCGCGGGTCGGCCCCCTGATGGTCAAGCTGCGCGATCCGGCACGCGCCCAGATCGTGGCCGGTCAGCTGAACACCTTGGGCAACGGCCAGTGGAAGGCCTGGACCCGTCAGGAACTGGCCGATGCCAACGCCGGTGCCATGTTCGAGGAAGGCATCCTGATCATCATCATCGGCGGCTGCGTCGTCCTGGGCACCATCATCGGCATCGCCATCACCTGGCAGACCCTGCAGGGCGCGATCATGGCCAACATCAAGGAGTTCGCCTCGCTGCGCGCCCTGGGCGTCGGCATGGGATCGTTGAACCGGATCGTGATCGAGCTCAGCTTCTGGGTCGGGCTGGTGGGCGTCGCCGCCGCGATCGGGCTGACTTGGCTGGTCTCGATCTTCGCCATGGCCAATGCGGTCATCATCTCCCTGCCGCCCATCCTGCTGCTGGTGGTCGGCGGCGGCCTCGTGCTGATCGCCATGGCATCGGGGCTTCTGTCGATGGGCGTTCTCAAGAACAGCCAGCCTGCGGACCTGCTGCGATGA
- a CDS encoding S46 family peptidase, which yields MSLRTLSAATSVLALAIAGIGIQPTPARADEGMWTFNNFPIAAVNARYGTSIDQAWLDRIQNAAVRISGCSASLVSGEGLILTNHHCVVGCVQDLSDAQNDYVKNGWMPATREEEKQCPGQTAEILTQITDVTDRVLAAGAGLEGAAFVQARGAETQAIQQEVCGDDVKLTCQVISFYRGGQYALYKFRKYEDVRLAFAPEFQAAFFGGDPDNFNFPRYALDFGMLRIYEDGKPVETPNHLTWNPNAPKEGDPVFVAGNPGSTSRLLTISQLERLRDQVQPLTLIQQSELRGRMTQYSFTDEEAARVAVDPIFGLENSFKATYGQQQALLDPDFMQVKRDEEARIRGAVEADPDLTARIGDPWADLEAIQARATELYLPYRQLEASAGGGSTLYSMAKQIVRASKERAKPANERRAGYSDGDLANLARRATQAFPIATDLDQIQLTFWLSKTREYLTVDNADVQRLLGRESPEALAARLVSGTGLADPARRGELLAMTPEQLAASGDPMIELVLRNDDAAQALRAGWEAGVSGPTARAAEKVAQARFAVLGSNQYPDATFSLRLSYGQVQGWTYRGTQVPAFTYMGGLYDRATGSQPFVLAQAFADNEAKVNKETVYDFSSTNDIIGGNSGSPVINAAGEVIGAAFDGNIHSLGGAFGYDAELNRTVSVSTAAITEALRNVYDQPRLLAELGVE from the coding sequence ATGAGCCTGCGTACCCTCAGCGCCGCCACCTCGGTGCTCGCCCTCGCCATCGCCGGCATCGGCATCCAGCCAACGCCCGCGCGCGCCGACGAAGGCATGTGGACGTTCAACAATTTCCCGATCGCGGCGGTGAACGCGCGTTACGGCACCAGCATCGACCAGGCCTGGCTGGACCGGATCCAGAATGCCGCCGTGCGGATCAGCGGCTGCTCCGCCTCGCTGGTATCGGGGGAAGGCCTGATCCTGACCAACCATCACTGCGTGGTGGGCTGCGTCCAGGACCTGTCGGACGCGCAGAACGACTACGTCAAGAACGGCTGGATGCCCGCCACCCGCGAGGAAGAGAAACAGTGCCCCGGCCAGACGGCCGAAATCCTGACCCAGATCACCGATGTCACGGACCGCGTTCTGGCGGCCGGCGCGGGTCTCGAAGGCGCGGCCTTCGTCCAGGCGCGCGGTGCCGAGACCCAGGCGATCCAGCAGGAGGTCTGCGGCGACGACGTCAAGCTGACGTGCCAGGTGATCAGCTTCTACCGCGGCGGCCAGTACGCCCTGTACAAGTTCCGCAAATACGAGGACGTGCGGCTGGCCTTCGCGCCCGAGTTCCAGGCGGCCTTCTTCGGCGGCGACCCCGACAACTTCAACTTCCCCCGCTATGCGCTCGATTTCGGCATGCTGCGCATCTACGAGGACGGCAAGCCGGTCGAGACGCCCAATCACCTGACCTGGAACCCGAATGCGCCCAAGGAAGGCGATCCGGTCTTCGTGGCGGGCAATCCGGGGTCGACCTCGCGGCTGCTGACCATCAGCCAGCTGGAGCGTCTGCGCGATCAGGTCCAGCCCCTGACCCTGATCCAGCAGTCGGAACTGCGCGGGCGGATGACCCAGTATTCCTTCACCGACGAGGAAGCCGCGCGGGTCGCGGTCGATCCGATCTTCGGTCTGGAGAACAGCTTCAAGGCCACCTACGGCCAGCAGCAGGCGCTTCTGGATCCCGACTTCATGCAGGTGAAGCGCGACGAGGAAGCCCGTATCCGTGGCGCTGTCGAAGCCGACCCGGACCTGACGGCGCGCATCGGCGATCCCTGGGCCGACCTCGAGGCGATCCAGGCGCGCGCGACCGAACTGTATCTGCCCTATCGCCAGCTGGAAGCCTCGGCCGGCGGCGGCTCGACCCTCTACAGCATGGCCAAGCAGATCGTGCGGGCGTCGAAGGAACGGGCCAAGCCGGCGAACGAGCGGCGGGCCGGCTACTCCGACGGCGACCTCGCCAATCTGGCGCGACGGGCGACGCAGGCGTTTCCCATCGCGACCGATCTGGACCAGATCCAGCTGACCTTCTGGCTGTCCAAGACCCGCGAATACCTGACCGTCGACAATGCCGACGTCCAGCGGCTGCTGGGTCGCGAAAGCCCGGAAGCCTTGGCCGCCCGACTGGTGTCGGGAACGGGGCTGGCGGATCCGGCCCGGCGGGGCGAGCTTCTGGCCATGACGCCCGAACAGCTGGCCGCATCGGGCGACCCGATGATCGAGCTGGTCCTGAGAAACGACGATGCCGCCCAGGCCCTGCGGGCGGGCTGGGAAGCCGGTGTCTCCGGCCCGACCGCGCGCGCTGCCGAAAAGGTGGCCCAGGCCCGGTTCGCGGTCCTCGGCTCGAACCAGTATCCCGACGCGACCTTCTCCCTGCGCCTGTCCTACGGCCAGGTTCAGGGCTGGACCTATCGCGGAACGCAGGTCCCGGCCTTCACCTACATGGGCGGGCTGTACGACCGGGCGACCGGATCGCAGCCGTTCGTGCTGGCGCAGGCGTTCGCGGACAACGAGGCGAAGGTGAACAAGGAGACGGTCTATGACTTCTCCTCGACCAACGACATCATCGGCGGCAACTCGGGTTCGCCCGTGATCAATGCCGCCGGCGAGGTGATCGGGGCGGCCTTCGACGGCAACATCCACTCGCTGGGCGGCGCGTTTGGCTACGACGCCGAGCTGAACCGGACGGTCAGCGTGTCCACTGCGGCGATCACCGAAGCGCTGCGCAACGTCTACGATCAGCCGCGCCTGCTGGCAGAGCTGGGCGTCGAGTAG
- a CDS encoding S46 family peptidase, with protein MRLILALTTALTVAATGARAEEGMWTFDNFPIARANATLGTSIDQAWLDRVRLSSVRFGGCSAGIVSDAGLVMTNNHCVATCVANLSTQARNYAETGFTPRNREEEAKCPGGTAEILTDISDVTERVRAAAAGKTGLAFNQARDAEIGRIEQEACGTATDKRCQVVTLYRGGQFKLYTYKKYTDVRLAFAPEDRAATFGGDLDNFSFPRFAIDAAFIRLYENDAPAQTPTHFTWNADKPVEGTPVFVAGSPGATQRLLTMDQLATVRDVVLPMDQLIASELRGRLIRFSEESEENAFIAMDPIVGLENTYKRGLGRMRALTDASFMTRRAEAETDFQRRVRGADVEVRGARVEAAPGSVAVQLRSDDPWRALGEVQPIARELYPAMALLEGGTGVGTTSVAGGSQLFAWARTLVRGAQEREKPSSERLPEFGDARLSSVQAALFAERPTYPGLEQVRMEWWLSKTREWLTVDHPAVRGLLGQESPEQLSARLVEGTTLADPAVRRALWEGGLAAIQASDDPMIQYLLSIQDETRAIRADWETRVQAPTDQASERLATARFEAYGDSVYPDATGTLRLTYGLIEGSDVPGQRFGPFTTFAGLWDRATGAAPFDVAPKLLAARDRIDGDAVLNMTVSSDTIGGSSGSPVVTAAGEMVGANFDSTVLTQRNAYGYDRNVNRSVIVTTGAVTVALRDVYDMGRLVEELGAR; from the coding sequence ATGCGCCTGATCCTCGCCCTCACCACCGCCCTGACCGTCGCCGCGACCGGTGCGCGCGCCGAAGAGGGGATGTGGACGTTCGACAACTTCCCGATCGCGCGGGCCAATGCGACGCTGGGGACCTCGATCGACCAGGCCTGGCTGGACCGGGTGCGTCTCAGCTCCGTGCGGTTCGGCGGCTGTTCGGCGGGGATCGTGTCGGACGCCGGTCTGGTCATGACCAACAACCACTGCGTCGCCACCTGCGTGGCCAATCTGTCGACCCAGGCGCGGAACTACGCCGAGACCGGCTTCACCCCCCGCAATCGCGAGGAGGAGGCGAAATGCCCCGGCGGCACGGCCGAGATCCTGACCGACATCAGCGACGTGACCGAGCGGGTGCGGGCGGCGGCGGCGGGCAAGACCGGCCTCGCCTTCAATCAGGCCCGCGACGCCGAGATCGGCCGGATCGAGCAGGAAGCCTGCGGCACGGCCACGGACAAACGATGCCAGGTCGTGACCCTGTACCGGGGCGGGCAGTTCAAGCTCTACACCTACAAGAAATACACCGACGTCCGCCTGGCCTTCGCGCCGGAAGATCGGGCGGCGACCTTCGGCGGCGATCTGGACAACTTCAGCTTCCCGCGCTTCGCCATCGATGCGGCCTTCATCCGTCTGTACGAGAACGACGCGCCGGCGCAGACGCCGACCCATTTCACCTGGAACGCCGACAAACCCGTGGAGGGCACGCCGGTGTTCGTCGCCGGTTCGCCCGGCGCGACCCAGCGGCTGCTGACGATGGACCAGCTAGCGACCGTGCGTGATGTCGTCCTGCCGATGGACCAGCTGATCGCCTCGGAGCTGCGCGGCCGGCTGATCCGCTTCAGCGAGGAGAGCGAGGAGAACGCCTTCATCGCCATGGACCCGATCGTCGGTCTGGAGAACACCTACAAGCGCGGCCTGGGCCGGATGCGGGCCCTGACCGATGCCAGCTTCATGACGAGGCGCGCCGAGGCGGAGACCGATTTCCAGCGCCGCGTTCGTGGTGCCGATGTCGAGGTTCGCGGCGCGCGCGTGGAAGCCGCGCCCGGCAGCGTCGCCGTCCAGCTGAGGTCCGACGATCCGTGGCGGGCCCTGGGCGAAGTTCAGCCGATCGCCCGCGAGCTCTATCCCGCCATGGCGCTGCTGGAAGGCGGCACCGGCGTCGGCACGACGTCGGTCGCCGGCGGGTCACAATTGTTCGCCTGGGCGCGCACCCTCGTGCGGGGCGCGCAGGAGCGGGAGAAGCCGTCGTCCGAGCGTCTGCCGGAGTTCGGCGATGCCCGCCTGTCGTCGGTGCAGGCGGCCCTGTTCGCCGAACGGCCGACCTATCCGGGGCTGGAGCAGGTGCGGATGGAATGGTGGCTGTCCAAGACGCGTGAGTGGCTGACGGTCGACCATCCGGCGGTGCGCGGCCTGCTGGGTCAGGAATCGCCCGAACAGCTGTCGGCCCGTCTGGTCGAGGGCACGACACTGGCCGACCCGGCCGTGCGTCGCGCGCTGTGGGAGGGCGGTCTCGCCGCCATCCAGGCCTCGGACGATCCGATGATCCAGTATCTGCTGTCGATCCAGGACGAGACCCGCGCCATCCGCGCCGACTGGGAGACGCGGGTCCAGGCCCCGACCGACCAGGCGTCGGAGCGGCTGGCGACGGCCCGGTTCGAAGCCTATGGCGACAGCGTCTATCCCGACGCGACCGGCACCCTGCGCCTGACCTACGGCCTGATCGAGGGATCGGACGTGCCGGGTCAGAGGTTCGGGCCCTTCACCACCTTCGCCGGCCTGTGGGACCGGGCGACCGGGGCTGCGCCGTTCGACGTGGCGCCGAAGCTGCTGGCGGCCAGGGACCGGATCGACGGCGATGCAGTGTTGAACATGACGGTGTCGTCCGACACCATCGGCGGCTCGTCCGGCTCGCCCGTGGTGACGGCGGCGGGCGAGATGGTGGGGGCCAATTTCGACTCCACCGTCCTGACCCAGCGCAATGCCTATGGCTATGACCGCAACGTCAACCGCAGCGTGATCGTGACCACCGGGGCCGTGACCGTGGCTCTGCGCGACGTCTACGACATGGGCCGTCTGGTCGAGGAGCTGGGTGCGCGTTGA
- a CDS encoding GNAT family N-acetyltransferase has protein sequence MSGLATPALSTRAGTLEDLPALHALIERAYRGETARKGWTNEADLLDGQRTDVAELTDILTDPARVMLVGEEAGTLVACLQLVDEGAGTAYLGMLSVEPERQAGGLGRFMIAAAEAEAVARFGARTMRMTVIRQRPELIAWYERRGYALTGETEPFPLSDERFGLPRRQDLEFLVLEKTLA, from the coding sequence TTGAGCGGACTGGCGACTCCGGCCCTGAGCACGCGGGCGGGCACGCTCGAGGACCTGCCCGCCCTGCATGCCCTGATCGAACGCGCCTATCGCGGCGAGACAGCCAGGAAGGGCTGGACCAACGAGGCCGACTTGCTGGACGGGCAGCGCACGGATGTCGCCGAGCTCACCGACATCCTGACCGACCCCGCGCGCGTCATGCTGGTGGGCGAGGAGGCCGGCACGCTGGTCGCCTGTCTCCAGCTGGTCGATGAGGGGGCCGGCACGGCCTATCTGGGCATGCTGTCGGTCGAGCCCGAACGCCAGGCGGGGGGGCTCGGGCGCTTCATGATCGCGGCGGCCGAGGCCGAGGCCGTAGCCCGCTTCGGTGCGCGGACGATGCGCATGACCGTCATCCGCCAGCGGCCCGAGCTGATCGCCTGGTACGAACGACGGGGCTATGCCCTGACCGGAGAAACCGAACCCTTCCCGCTCAGCGACGAACGTTTCGGATTGCCGAGACGGCAGGACCTGGAGTTCTTGGTGCTGGAGAAGACTCTGGCCTGA
- a CDS encoding DUF4287 domain-containing protein, translated as MTAERIKGPASYFPSIEKTYGRPVSDWKAIVRGHYPARHGALVAMLKDEHGLGHGHANAIVAHTLAEDGLK; from the coding sequence GTGACGGCAGAACGGATCAAGGGGCCCGCTTCGTACTTCCCGTCGATCGAGAAGACGTACGGCCGTCCGGTCTCCGACTGGAAGGCCATCGTCCGCGGCCATTATCCGGCAAGGCATGGAGCGCTGGTCGCCATGCTCAAGGACGAACACGGACTGGGGCACGGTCACGCCAATGCGATCGTGGCGCACACCCTGGCCGAAGACGGCCTGAAATAG
- a CDS encoding EAL domain-containing protein: protein MAFQPIVDIRTGTAFAYEALVRGKDGQGAGHVLAQVSADNRYAFDQLCRTTAIELAAGLNMASDAAHLSINFLPNAVYEPKACIRVTLAAAMRTGFPVNRIIFEFTEAEAMDSHHILNILRSYRAMGFKTAIDDFGAGYSGLGLLSQFQPDIVKLDMALIRDIDTDKVKRTIVRNTLCMLRDLDIEPVCEGIETLAEHDVLRDFGVSLMQGYLLARPEVEALPAIRGRSSESVPRRA from the coding sequence ATGGCGTTCCAACCGATCGTCGACATCCGGACCGGGACGGCCTTCGCCTATGAGGCGCTGGTTCGTGGCAAGGACGGTCAGGGGGCCGGCCATGTGCTGGCACAGGTGTCGGCCGACAATCGCTATGCCTTCGACCAGCTCTGCCGCACGACCGCCATCGAACTCGCGGCCGGACTGAACATGGCGTCCGACGCCGCGCACCTGTCGATCAACTTCCTGCCGAACGCCGTCTACGAGCCCAAGGCCTGCATCCGCGTGACCCTGGCGGCGGCGATGCGCACCGGTTTTCCGGTGAACCGGATCATCTTCGAGTTCACCGAGGCCGAGGCGATGGACAGTCATCACATCCTCAACATCCTCCGGTCCTATCGGGCGATGGGCTTCAAGACCGCCATCGACGACTTCGGTGCCGGCTATTCCGGTCTCGGCCTGCTGAGCCAGTTCCAGCCGGACATCGTCAAGCTCGACATGGCGCTCATCCGCGACATCGACACCGACAAGGTGAAGCGTACGATCGTCCGCAACACCCTGTGCATGCTGCGCGATCTCGACATCGAACCGGTCTGCGAGGGCATCGAGACCCTGGCGGAGCATGACGTCCTGCGCGATTTCGGCGTCTCGCTGATGCAGGGCTATCTGCTCGCCCGACCCGAGGTCGAGGCCCTGCCGGCCATCCGGGGGCGTTCGAGTGAAAGCGTCCCGCGACGGGCATGA
- the pgsA gene encoding CDP-diacylglycerol--glycerol-3-phosphate 3-phosphatidyltransferase has protein sequence MPHTHHANPIPNILTGLRLIAGVVMFLILAGATGGVPILSAYLSPEDQFGLYRAAFYIFVVAASTDWVDGYLARRWKSETRWGAILDPIADKILVTGAILGVLTSGSVPQIAIPCGLILFREFAVSALRETIAGRVTLEVTTLAKWKTTVQLVALGAQLFARNWDGFGLDFEFLPWFQLFADSLIWFAAIATVWTGWQYFETARRSLKEKD, from the coding sequence ATGCCCCACACTCACCACGCCAATCCGATCCCCAACATCCTGACCGGCCTGCGGCTGATCGCGGGGGTCGTGATGTTCCTGATCCTGGCGGGTGCCACCGGGGGGGTGCCGATCCTGTCGGCCTATCTGAGCCCTGAAGACCAGTTCGGCCTGTACCGCGCGGCCTTCTACATCTTCGTCGTCGCCGCCTCGACCGACTGGGTCGACGGCTATCTGGCGCGGCGCTGGAAGTCCGAGACCCGCTGGGGGGCGATCCTGGACCCCATCGCCGACAAGATCCTGGTTACCGGGGCCATCCTGGGCGTTCTGACCAGTGGATCGGTGCCCCAGATCGCCATTCCCTGCGGCCTGATCCTGTTCCGCGAATTCGCCGTCTCGGCCCTGCGCGAGACCATCGCCGGCCGGGTCACGCTGGAAGTCACCACCCTGGCCAAATGGAAGACCACGGTCCAGCTGGTCGCTCTGGGAGCCCAGCTGTTCGCCCGCAACTGGGACGGGTTCGGTCTGGACTTCGAGTTCCTGCCCTGGTTCCAGCTGTTCGCCGACAGCCTGATCTGGTTCGCCGCGATCGCCACCGTCTGGACCGGCTGGCAGTATTTCGAGACCGCCAGGCGCTCGCTGAAGGAAAAGGACTAG
- a CDS encoding carbonic anhydrase yields MSDDSLDPLISGYRRFRADHWPAARAEYEALAAGQTPHTLIVACSDSRADPALIFDAAPGQLFVVRNVANLVPPYEPDGQLHGVSAALEFGVKVLNVSRIVVMGHAHCGGVAAMRDGAPDTVKDFVAPWIAQGTPVVRRVAEAVTPAEVEQASEEAVVRLSLDNLRTFPWIAERETAGTLTLTGLHFGIAEGMLRALTSAPRFEPLS; encoded by the coding sequence ATGTCTGACGATTCCCTCGACCCGCTCATCTCCGGCTACCGCCGCTTCCGCGCCGACCACTGGCCGGCCGCGCGCGCCGAATACGAGGCCCTGGCCGCCGGCCAGACGCCGCACACCCTGATCGTCGCCTGTTCCGACAGCCGCGCAGACCCGGCCCTGATCTTCGACGCCGCCCCCGGCCAGCTTTTCGTCGTGCGCAACGTCGCCAACCTCGTGCCGCCCTATGAGCCGGACGGCCAGCTGCACGGGGTCTCCGCCGCGCTGGAGTTCGGGGTCAAGGTGCTGAACGTGTCGCGCATCGTCGTCATGGGCCACGCCCACTGCGGCGGGGTCGCCGCCATGCGCGACGGCGCGCCCGACACGGTGAAGGATTTCGTCGCCCCCTGGATCGCCCAGGGCACCCCCGTCGTGCGCCGCGTCGCCGAGGCCGTCACGCCCGCAGAGGTCGAACAGGCCTCGGAGGAAGCCGTCGTGCGCCTGTCGCTGGACAACCTGCGCACCTTCCCCTGGATCGCGGAGCGGGAGACCGCCGGCACCCTGACCCTGACCGGTCTGCATTTCGGCATCGCCGAAGGGATGCTGCGCGCCCTCACTTCGGCTCCGCGGTTTGAACCGCTAAGCTAG
- a CDS encoding YdeI/OmpD-associated family protein yields the protein MSAFLQGVVHTAGADLESAVRSDPAVFALWQRLTPLGRNEFICWVDDAKQPATRERRIRRTGEELLEGKSRPCCWAGCIHRTDKSPSRWQQAVLIDGKARRGS from the coding sequence TTGAGCGCGTTTCTGCAGGGCGTCGTCCACACGGCCGGCGCCGACCTCGAATCCGCCGTGCGATCCGACCCGGCCGTCTTCGCTCTGTGGCAGAGGCTGACGCCACTCGGTCGCAATGAGTTCATCTGCTGGGTCGACGACGCGAAACAGCCCGCAACCCGCGAGCGCCGCATCCGGCGGACCGGGGAGGAACTGCTTGAGGGCAAGTCCCGCCCCTGCTGCTGGGCCGGTTGCATCCACCGCACCGACAAGTCGCCCAGCCGCTGGCAGCAGGCCGTCCTGATCGACGGGAAAGCCCGCCGGGGGTCATAG